The Nitrospirota bacterium genome has a window encoding:
- the rlmN gene encoding 23S rRNA (adenine(2503)-C(2))-methyltransferase RlmN: MDKVNLRALSSNEIKEFVSELGLPDYRAGQILRWIYVKSASRIDEMTDLSKDLRLRLDELSYLSSLELIETRVSRDGTKKFLFGLEDGNKVESVLIPDEDRLTLCISSQVGCALACRFCLTGRMGLKRNLRAFEIIEQVISARRLSPESQITNIVLMGMGEPLMNFTEVIEALFRLTELMHFPTRKITLSTAGIVPKILKLSETAPHVNLAVSLNATTDKVRDFIMPVNRKYPIKALIGACRSYSLQKRRRITFEYVLLDGINNKEDDAKRLVRLIKGIPSKVNLIPFNEYDGCEFKRPSDESTLKFQDILISSGLTALIRKSKGKDIMAACGQLSVIGSKNSGII, translated from the coding sequence ATGGATAAAGTCAATCTAAGGGCATTAAGCTCAAACGAGATAAAGGAATTTGTAAGTGAGCTTGGACTGCCTGATTACAGGGCAGGTCAGATACTCAGGTGGATTTATGTAAAATCGGCAAGTAGGATTGATGAGATGACAGACCTTTCCAAAGACCTAAGGCTAAGGCTCGATGAGCTCTCATATCTAAGCAGTCTTGAGCTTATCGAAACAAGGGTATCTCGGGACGGCACAAAGAAATTTCTCTTTGGATTAGAAGATGGAAATAAGGTTGAAAGCGTTTTAATTCCCGATGAGGACCGCCTTACGCTCTGCATCTCATCACAGGTAGGCTGTGCCCTGGCATGCAGGTTCTGTCTGACAGGAAGGATGGGGCTAAAGAGAAATCTAAGGGCATTTGAAATAATAGAGCAGGTTATATCGGCAAGAAGGCTTTCTCCTGAAAGCCAAATAACCAATATTGTGCTTATGGGAATGGGAGAACCTCTTATGAACTTTACCGAGGTGATAGAGGCACTTTTCAGGCTAACCGAGCTTATGCATTTCCCTACAAGAAAGATAACCCTTTCAACCGCAGGCATAGTTCCAAAAATACTAAAACTCTCAGAGACGGCTCCTCATGTAAACCTTGCGGTGTCCCTTAATGCAACTACCGATAAGGTCAGGGATTTTATAATGCCTGTTAATAGAAAATACCCGATTAAAGCCTTGATTGGTGCATGCAGGAGCTATTCCCTTCAAAAAAGAAGAAGGATTACATTTGAATATGTTCTTTTAGATGGAATAAACAATAAAGAGGACGATGCAAAAAGGCTCGTAAGACTGATTAAGGGAATTCCATCGAAGGTCAATCTCATACCATTTAATGAGTACGATGGGTGCGAGTTTAAAAGACCATCAGATGAATCTACCCTCAAGTTTCAGGATATCCTGATTAGCTCAGGGCTTACAGCACTCATAAGAAAAAGCAAAGGCAAAGACATAATGGCAGCATGTGGCCAGCTAAGCGTAATAGGCTCCAAAAATTCAGGTATCATCTAA
- a CDS encoding cyclic nucleotide-binding domain-containing protein: MWREKDIVRAFKKGDTIIGEGDPGREMFIIQSGSVDVFKGEGEGRIHLATLQRGDFFGEMSILENVRRSATVIAREETSLLVLNAGNFLVKIRKDPTFAFSLMQRMSNRIRVLNEKLSAQKDAESAKTVEMAEYLK; this comes from the coding sequence ATGTGGCGGGAAAAGGACATAGTAAGGGCTTTTAAGAAAGGCGACACTATCATCGGGGAAGGCGACCCAGGTAGGGAGATGTTCATAATCCAGTCTGGCTCTGTTGATGTTTTTAAGGGAGAAGGGGAAGGTAGAATTCATCTTGCCACACTTCAAAGGGGTGATTTCTTTGGGGAGATGTCCATACTTGAGAATGTCAGAAGGTCTGCCACTGTCATAGCACGAGAGGAAACAAGCCTTCTGGTGCTGAATGCAGGGAATTTCCTTGTAAAGATAAGGAAAGACCCAACATTTGCCTTTAGCTTAATGCAGAGGATGAGTAATAGAATCAGGGTTCTCAATGAAAAACTCTCAGCACAGAAGGATGCCGAATCAGCAAAGACAGTGGAAATGGCAGAGTATTTAAAATAA
- a CDS encoding metallophosphoesterase, giving the protein MGRFNTLVEEEHLYIISDLHLGNPSFIQGGGFSSFLKHISGKDVNLCINGDGLDLLQISFPKLMLVFPDVLEALRGFLNSGSNKIYYIVGNHDIYLEGFLEDSGIFNVVPFLDVVSGKRRIHIEHGHLYDRFFLYHPEIYIQLTKFFGLLLRAAPGLFRVWDKALLAFSSILAKKQDVGLFDRRSSIEAAEDILKRGFDVVVFGHTHRFGIYDSGQNRKYFNTGSWIGKIGHYVEIDSNLNQEKIPKKARRKKALKTS; this is encoded by the coding sequence ATGGGCAGATTTAATACCTTAGTAGAGGAAGAGCATCTTTATATCATCTCGGACCTTCATTTAGGGAATCCCTCTTTTATTCAGGGAGGAGGATTTAGCTCTTTCCTCAAGCACATCTCAGGTAAGGATGTAAACCTCTGCATCAACGGAGATGGGCTTGACCTTCTTCAGATATCGTTTCCGAAATTAATGCTCGTTTTCCCTGATGTTCTGGAGGCACTACGGGGCTTTTTAAACTCAGGCAGTAACAAAATCTACTACATAGTTGGAAACCACGACATATACCTCGAGGGATTTCTCGAGGACTCCGGGATTTTTAATGTAGTGCCATTCCTCGATGTTGTCTCAGGTAAAAGGCGCATCCATATAGAGCATGGACACCTCTATGACCGCTTCTTTCTTTATCATCCAGAGATTTACATACAGCTGACGAAGTTTTTCGGACTCCTTTTAAGGGCAGCACCAGGGCTTTTCCGTGTCTGGGATAAGGCACTTCTTGCCTTTTCCTCCATTTTAGCAAAAAAGCAGGATGTTGGCTTGTTTGACAGGCGCTCCTCTATCGAGGCCGCAGAGGATATTCTCAAAAGAGGCTTTGATGTGGTTGTCTTTGGTCATACCCACAGGTTTGGCATATACGATTCAGGACAAAATAGAAAGTACTTCAATACAGGAAGCTGGATTGGCAAGATAGGCCATTATGTAGAGATTGATAGCAACCTCAATCAGGAGAAAATACCCAAGAAGGCACGCAGAAAAAAGGCATTAAAGACTTCTTAA
- the hisI gene encoding phosphoribosyl-AMP cyclohydrolase, with amino-acid sequence MLPELKYDEKGLIPAVIQEVNTGEVLMVAYMDRTALEMTLKTGYTHFWSRSRKKYWKKGETSGNLQEVKEVLYDCDEDTLLVKVIQNGSGACHTGNRTCFFRKIEDK; translated from the coding sequence ATGCTGCCTGAGCTTAAATATGACGAAAAAGGTCTTATCCCTGCTGTAATACAGGAGGTAAATACAGGCGAGGTCCTGATGGTCGCCTATATGGACAGAACCGCCCTCGAGATGACTCTTAAAACAGGGTACACACACTTCTGGTCACGCTCAAGAAAGAAATACTGGAAAAAGGGCGAGACCTCAGGCAATTTGCAAGAGGTAAAAGAGGTCCTTTATGACTGTGATGAGGACACACTCCTCGTAAAGGTCATCCAGAATGGCTCAGGTGCATGTCATACAGGCAATAGGACCTGCTTTTTTAGAAAGATTGAGGATAAGTAA
- a CDS encoding outer membrane lipoprotein-sorting protein has protein sequence MKKPSGSLFMGLWIFAFSLAIVLAPTVSSAMTGKEIMEKQKQIQQANDEKEVLSMKLIDKKGNVKEREVVRYSMKTASTVNKIMMIFNKPSDIKGTGLLTWEQKGRDDDQWLYLPELGKEKRIASGGKKNKFMGTDFAFEDLRPENLSTHEYNLTASETIEGKDCYVIEAIPIGKEEKESGYSKRKFWIRKDIFFTVKVEYYDKKGKHIKTQENKNPKNVSGSVWRSDEIVMEDHEENHKTTLAVQSREVNKGLKEDFFSLRQLMSQ, from the coding sequence ATGAAAAAGCCATCAGGAAGTCTGTTCATGGGTTTATGGATATTTGCCTTTTCTTTAGCCATTGTCTTAGCACCTACAGTTTCTTCCGCAATGACTGGAAAAGAGATTATGGAAAAGCAGAAACAGATCCAGCAGGCAAACGACGAAAAAGAGGTCCTTTCCATGAAGCTCATAGACAAAAAAGGCAATGTAAAGGAAAGAGAGGTTGTCAGATATTCCATGAAGACTGCCTCTACAGTCAACAAGATAATGATGATATTCAACAAGCCCTCTGACATCAAAGGCACAGGGCTTCTTACATGGGAGCAAAAAGGCAGAGATGATGACCAGTGGCTTTACCTTCCAGAGCTTGGAAAGGAAAAACGCATTGCCTCTGGAGGTAAAAAGAACAAGTTTATGGGCACTGACTTTGCCTTCGAGGACCTCCGTCCCGAAAACCTCTCGACACATGAGTATAACCTTACTGCAAGCGAGACAATCGAAGGAAAGGACTGCTATGTAATAGAGGCTATCCCAATAGGGAAGGAAGAAAAGGAAAGCGGATACTCAAAGCGAAAGTTCTGGATCAGAAAGGACATCTTCTTTACGGTAAAGGTAGAATATTATGACAAAAAAGGAAAACATATAAAGACACAGGAAAACAAAAACCCGAAGAATGTCAGTGGCTCTGTCTGGAGAAGCGATGAGATAGTAATGGAAGACCATGAGGAAAACCACAAGACTACATTAGCTGTCCAGTCAAGGGAAGTAAACAAAGGACTGAAGGAAGACTTCTTCAGCCTAAGACAACTGATGTCGCAATAG